Sequence from the Pyxidicoccus xibeiensis genome:
CCGCCACCACCACCCGGCCGGAGCCCGGCGGAAGGATGCCCGCCAGGCACCTCAGCGTGGACGTCTTCCCCGCGCCATTGGGCCCCACCAGCCCGAGCACCTCGCCGGGCGCCACCTCGAAGGTGAGCCCCTGCACGGCCTTCACGTCTCCGTACGCCTTCTCCAGGCCCTCCACCCGCAGGACGGAATCCATTCGCGCGCGTCCGCCCTCAGTCCAGCTTCAGCAGGTCACGCACCGTGTCCATCACCACGCGGGCCTGCACGGGCTTCACGAGGTACGCGCTGGCGCCCAGCCGCATCGCCCGCTCGCGGTCCGCCGCCGCGCCCTCCGTGGTGATGACGACGATGGGCACGTTGCGGTGGTCCGTCGCCTGGCGGATGTGGCTGATGAGCTTCAGCCCGTCCATCAGCGGCATGTTGATGTCCGTCAGCACCAGGTCGAAGCGCCCCTGCGTCAGCTTCTTCAGCCCCTCGGCCCCATCCTGCGCCTCGGTGCAGACCACGCCGTCCAGGCGCTGCAGGGCATACATGATGCTCCGCCGCATCGCCTGCGAGTCGTCCACCACCAGTGCTCGGATCTGCTGCGCCATGTCCGGCTCAGCCTAACACCCGGGACAAGCGGTGGATCCACCTGCCCCGCGAGGCCATGTCCGGCACCAACAGGCCCGGCACCGGGCGCTG
This genomic interval carries:
- a CDS encoding response regulator; amino-acid sequence: MAQQIRALVVDDSQAMRRSIMYALQRLDGVVCTEAQDGAEGLKKLTQGRFDLVLTDINMPLMDGLKLISHIRQATDHRNVPIVVITTEGAAADRERAMRLGASAYLVKPVQARVVMDTVRDLLKLD